The following DNA comes from Solea solea chromosome 6, fSolSol10.1, whole genome shotgun sequence.
ggggccacATGGGCTTCAAGTCTGGTAAGGAGGGGGCCAGTcgagtgaaaaataaaagtacaaatcAACTGTTCAGTAGGGGTAGGCTTAACGTTATATCATGAAAAAATATCATGATGtagcaaaaacaacattggtgatattttacataatttcaaaataaaggtgctTGAATGGGCTATGATTACTTTCACTACATAGCCCAGGTAAAAGTGTAACTGgctttactttgttttgtcaaacTACTATCATCAAGTCCAGAGTAACCATTTTGACCCAACTGAAGAACATTACCAACTATGTATTAAAAGTTATAGTCtcaaaaagtatttttattatgtagAAAATGTACATCAAATATaatcacacacagaggtctCAGAGGATAAAGGtaactgaaaacaaatgtatttgttctCAGAAATATGCTTTGttcatttataaatgtaaacaaaaaaatatagcTTGTATTCTGTTCATTTCTCGAGGCTAGTGTCTTCAACAGTCAGTGCCATTATTTCTGGAAATGTCCCAAATCAAAGGCCTACTAACAAGACAGACTGTAAATCTGTAACAGACAACAAATCTCAAATGTGTTGGGCCGAGTATTTGGTGTTTTAGGCTACAATAAAGGCATGGCTTCTGTTACCATTTTCTGCTTCAGGTCCTTCATGAATACATCTCAGAGCAAAGCTCATGAGATTTCAAATGTTCCTCATGTAGGCACTGCTTTGGGCTTGAGGAAAATTCTGCTGTGCCAGTAGTCTGGATTGTCAAAAGACCTGTCACCAGCTGCAGGTTCTCCAACTCTCACTCCAGCTCGTACTTTTACATACGGTTCAAATCCAGATCCAGATCGATGTACCTCTGCtccctttcctcctctctgcatgTTCTGGTACACTACTGCATCTTCAGGCACCACGGCATTAAAGCAGTCCATGTCCTCATATTCATATGCCTCGACGTCATCCCTTCCCTGTATTTTCAGCTCCCTCCTGTCTTGAAGAGCTTGCCGCAGCTTTGGTTGCCTGTTTGTGTAATGATAGTTGCTGTCCTCCACAtattcatcctcctcctcctcctcctcctcctccacatgtcCTCCAAGCTTTGCAGGcattggaggaggaggaggaggaggctcaaGCGCCGGAGGGCTCTCATCTCTGTCACCACCTCTGATGTCCATGTATTCATATTCAACTTGGTTAGACTCCTGCTGCTCTGAATCAGAATTGTCCTTGCTTCTGGTATCACCTGAGCATGCTGTCACCAGTCTGGAGGAGGTTCTTTTTGTGTTTGCGTTCAGCCACTGATTATTGTGCCTGTTCAACGCAGGTGCCTGCTTGTTCATATACTCATATTCTTCATCATCTGGGTCATCGCAGACGCTTGATAAATGAGATCTCCCCATTCTGCCGGGTGGGGCTTGAGAGGAACAAAGTAGGgtatctgaaaaaaacaaagtcagtaGTGAGAAAAgatctatttttcttttctctttttgcataacatgaaaaaaagacGTAATCTTAAAATGTTCATTGTGCAAGAAAATTTCCTGAGACTGCTTTTGCCTTTTGGTCAACACATGGAGCTGTTGTGACTCAGCTGTAGAGCAGCACAGGTGGCGTTTGGAGGGTGACATGGAGCACTGTTGACCAGGTAGCGAATTGCAGTTCCTCCCCATTGTTACGGCACCGTAGAGTAGCCTACACTTGACATGACAATTTGGCTATCTTAAATCTGTCTTAAAGGAGGATATGGACATTCGGCGACATCTCAAGCCTAAAATTAACTAAATGAACAAGAATTACAGCACAGCTATCACCTGAGACGATAGTGGACATAGTCGTGCGACCCTTCAACACTAGGTAAGAAAACTGTTATCTTTTTTACTCCTGTTGTCTGATGTTGTTAAAGTAGTGTAGACTCATATTTTCTGCAGTAAAATCgtcatttgatatttgatatggTTTATTAAGATTGTTTAGAGTATCAGTTTTTGTGACatggtgtttttaaattattgctGCTGGCTTCAGTCTCACTGTGTTCTATAAGCTTCATGTTACTACGATTGCTTGCCTATAAAGTGCTGTAGTGAGGGTATTGCACTAAAATGCCTTTTGTCAAAGTCAGTGGTCATTTCCTCACCACAGTGACATTAAACAGCTCCTCTGCACTTTGACCAAGTGCTGTCCATGGTTCTGATCGCTTTCTCCTTTGTCCGTGCTACATTTTTAATACAATAACCAAAGTTAAATCCAAGTTGTTGCTGGTTTAATATATTCTGtgaaccctgtgtgtgtgtgctgtgctttGTTATTATCAATTAACGTGCTTTGTTGTTTGACTTTATCGCAGTCTTCTTCTGCTGTATGTAGTCGCTACTCTCTGTGCATATCACGCCACAGTAGTAACACTGTGTAAAGTTTTTGCCCTCTCTATCACAAAAGTCAAACTCCGCCTATGTAGGGCAGGCCAACTTCCAAACGAAAGGTCTAGTCTACATGCAGATGTATCTCTGAGCAAGACACATAACCCCATggtgctcctgatggctgtgacAGCAGCATGTAAATGGGTATGATAGATGCCCAAATAAAGGTAAACAGGAAAAATTGtggtgtaaagcactttgagtggtCAATAAGACTAGAAGattgctgtataaatacagaccatttacatataatttaatttaatattggGATGTGCATGTAACACCTAAGTGctttaatgtaaaatatgtatgcCTTCAGACAGGGCTATGTGTGGGAACAAAGTTATGTGAACAAGCAGTTAGCTCTTACTACATTTTTACTATGGAGACTTGGTAGTAGTATTAACTTCTAATGTTAATCTAATCTAGAATGCAAATTAATTGATTTCTCAATATATCAAGCTAAAGCATTACTGTATGCAGTAGATTAAAATGCCAAATAAATGGTATGTGATCTCATACTCAGGCCAGTCCTATCATAATGTAACTGTATTAGAAGTACTATGGACAAAAGTGGTGTTTGGCTGTTTGTGCCCTTAGGGCCGTGTAAGTGCTCTGTGTTCCGAGTATCACCTCTCTCTGGGCTGTCTCCAGGAAGCACATATCCATTTTGGTCTTCCTCCTCAATTTCTGGCGAAGGCGTCTCTGGTGGACCGCCAGATATGCTGTCCCTCTGTGACATGTAAGCACTGTCCTCACGGTGACGCCGTTTGAGGCTCCCAGGCAGAAGACAGTCCTCATTCATCTCTAGCTCTACTGCTATGCTGCAGCCCTCTGAACTCTCTGACACAGTGCGGGCTGAGTTGAGGCGAGAGCGTGACTGCCACATAGCCTGCATGAGACAACACAAACAGACCTGTATTAGTAAACTGTCATAAACGAGGACGTGCAGTATTATGATCATGTATTATGTGAACTGATGACAGtgaatcaaaataataatttcacacCACAGGGACAGTTTTAGCTACCTGTGCTGGGTTGTCAAACCCTGGGGTCATAGGTAGATATCCAGCTACACTTGATGGATTTGGAACCACCTTAACAAGAAAGTGCAGAAGtcaaattttgacagaaaatacatttttctaaaCTAATTTTTCATAAAACTGACAGGAAATAGTGTCCCTTACTCTGTGAATGTCATTCCTGGAGAGGTGACTGAAGCCTTTAGATGGAGACATATAGTGGGATGCTAGAGTCATTCCATCTTCAAAATCCTCTGCCTCCTGATTCTTCAGGTCAAGGTCTAGATCATCCAGATCATCCAGATCATCCAGGTCTGCACTCCGCTGGGCAACTTCATCCACGGGAGAATCCTGTTGGCTGCAGTCCTCCTGGTGGACCATGGGGAGACATGGATCAATGCACTACATGTACAATTTTACTGGAGGTTCCAAGCTTTAGCCCAAATTCATTCTTACTTTGATCACCAGGTAGCGAGGCGGGTCTCTGGCCATCCTGGTAAATTCATTTGCCAGCTCTTTGAATGTTGGACGTACATTTTCATCAATCATCCAACCTGAAAAATAGAGGACAACAGTCAGACATTGCAACAAAGCTCTAAGGTTCCATCAATACATGAATTACTCTTTAGTGGGACTGTAGAAAAGCATAAGTAGGTTTCAAAATAATTCTAATGTGGATGTGCTTACAACAATAACTCTCTCCAAACACAAGGggaatattattatttgacaaagtatttgacaaataaataatttgatCATGGCAGTAGATGcgaagacacacacatttcattataCCCTATGGTGGACATTAAAGGTGCTTGCACCAACTttcatgtatacatgtataatgtatacattTGCTTATTTGTACTCCAGCTCAAATGCaaaagaagcacagaggagagacaccCACATTTGACCATGACCATGTAGACATCGATGGTGCAAATTTGAGGCTGAGAGAGACGCTCGCCCTTTTCCAGGAGATCAGGAACCGCTTGTGGACGCATTGTTGAGTACGGCTCTGCTCCGTAGGACATAATTTCCCATATTGTCACACCTAAATGAGGGTAAGAGCTGCATGAATCTCCACGAGTGGTACAGTTCAAACATCTTTACATCTGCTACTGGTTTCATGAGGGCTCCGTGTGAGCCAAACTCACCGTAACTCCAGACATCACTCTGGTGTGTGTATCTACGAAACAAGATGCTCTCCAAGGCCATCCACTTGATTGGTGTCTAAACATGTTGGCATCAAAAAAAGTTCATTACctcagtaaaaacacaacaagtatgtaaatgtgcaaaataaatgaatgtatatacagtaaactTGGGTTAATGAAATTCATTCAGCATGCATATCTTTACCAAACTACGGACCTTAACCTCATTGTAAAAGTACTTCTTGTCATCAGGAGAAAGCAGGTCTGGGATGCCGTAGTCGGAGATCTGGACGGTGTAATTGCTCTTCAGGAGCACATTTCTAGCAGCCAGGTTCCTGTGGACCATCCTGTTCTCCTCCAGGTAATACATGCCCTGATGAGAGGGAGCAAGATTGTTTTCTAAGTGTTTAATTTACTGGTGGAACAAGCCTTTCGCGTGAAacttcacacacaaccacagaaaTAGGTTGGTACTTTACCTTGGCAATTTGAACACACCAGTTGAGCAGCCTCTGTGGGCTGAGGTTCTTCTTGCAGTTCCTGACATGCTCCAGCAAGGAGCCTTGGCTGCTGAGCTGGGTGACGAGCTGCAGGCTGGCTCCAGGACATATACCCAGGATCCTGACCACATTAATGTGGTCCAAGCTTCCCATCACTGCCATGTGCTGTAGGGAACATTTAAGGTGATTTAGTCATGTCATTTAGTCAGAGAACACCACATATAGTTCAAATCTGACTGGAGGTTTGTAAAGTAGATCAGAGACAAGACAGTTTAGGgatgaataaagaataaaaaaaaaaacagaatgcaCACATTTGCTGCACAGTGGTGACCATGTGAGCTATGTGGGCTTATTTTATgataaaagaaggaaagaaagaaaacagataaTTGTAATTTTGAGTGTACTGGACTGATatcagggccacacggttggtgtagggGTTAGCACCaggttcgagccctggttggaacaaaagcctttctgcatggagtttgcatgttctccacgtgtgtgcgtggggttttctccaggttctccggtttctgAATGAAACTGAATGATTTATATATAGGGCTGAATACATATCTAATTAAATAAAGTGATTATTTTGGCTGAATTTGCAATTGCGATACAATTTTGGTTATTTcaacataattattctcattttcacatttaaaatgtgttttcaaaagaatgattactgtgtgatatttgtgcagatctgtgagaaacaaaactTTTCTTCAGTCTATAGAATATGATCTAAAATGctcatttgacacacattttgactttaagaaatattgtgcctcctcaataaaaaaaaaatcagccatAATAATGGGTATATATCAGCACTGGAGAGTGGTGGAAAATCATTATGTTATAGGGTTAGAAATGTCTGTCCATGGTTTGATACATTTTGATATATAAGTCAAATCTTATATAAATCAAAACCTTTCAATCCTACAGACAGTGAACCTTTCTCACACCTCACACCAGATCTCCCTGAGGTCTAAGGATAGACGTGTCGCTTACTGTACAGGCTGTAAAGCTCATCAAGGtacactgtgtttgtgacgttgggctatataaataaaagtgacttgACTTGTCACCTCAGACAGACTACATATGCTGTATATTTTTTCCTTACATCTGTCATCTCATAGAACGTCTGCCGACCAGTGCGATCATGGATTGTCTTGATGGCCACAGGAAGCTTCACTGTGTCACCCTCAGGAATCCAAATACCCTGTGAAGTAAGCAGACATAAAggacttgttgttttttgcaagCAAAAGACTTAGTATATGCAAcagcagtaaataaaataataaaacaagcacCTTATGGACCGATCCAAACACTCCATTACCCAGCAGCTTGATCTTACGGAGCTCTGAGGGCTTCAGGGTCCGGGTACAGACTTTAGCTCCTTTCTCTCCAGGCTCCAATGGCTCAAAACTCTGTTGGCAAGTTGAGAATTCATTAACAAACAAAGCATAACCGAATGTTGATGCCCAAGTTTTAGACTGGCACTGACCTCTCCACTCTCCATGTATCTCCTCATCGCTCGCTTACGACGAATGGCGATACCTCTGCGGTACAAAACAGTCAGCACAAAGACGGAGAATGAGACGAAAAGGAGGGCAATCACTCCCAGGGCAATGGCTGTGGTCTCTTGTCTGGGGAAGGAAATGAAAAGTAGGAACATTATGATCTCATGATActgaattaaaatgtgaatCTATGTCAGAGTGAGAGGAGAAACATACCCAGAAATATACCGCTCAGAACCCACACAGTCTCCAATTCCAGGACCAAAGCATCTGAACACAAAATACAAACGGGGTCAGTTTAAAGCAGAAAACCATGGCTTATGTGTCTATAAACACAGACCTCTCTTCATTTCTTACCCTTGGGTACAGTTGACATGGCACGATTCACAGTGGCCTTGCTTGTTGTGGTATTTAAAGATGACTTCCTCCCCTCCCATCACGCCCTCAGGACAAGAGGAGACACAGTGTGGACCGTCCTGCAACCTGGCACATGCAACACACTGGTCTGCTCCCTGCAAACAAGGAGGCAGAGTTTAGCAAACGGAggctgattaaaaacacacacacacacacacacacacacaaacaagataCAAGGGTGTTTCAAAAAGCTCTCAGCCTCACCCTGAAAATCAGGTTTTTTGAAAATCAGTTGTGAAGAGAAAAACCCAAAGAAATGGACAAGATGGCGGCAGAAATGGCCAAATGTAGCTTTAAACTGTTGCCCTGTGTACCTTACTTAACTGAGCTGGCTCAATCTAACTCCTATCTGTTTATTAAACTGAAACCTCGTTTGTGTGGTCTCCATTTTCAGGTACAGGTACTGTCAGTGGACCAAGTGCATCGAACGGAGAGATAGCACTTggtcagaggagagagagataggAGAACGCTGAAAGATAATGCAATAACAATAGTAACTCAGTAAAAAGTAAAGCTAACTGGACCGTTATAAGCACATATTATGTTCAAAATTGTGTTGGGTTGTATGTTTGTTATGTtcagtgtatgtatgtattaacaagtatgtgtacatgtattcaTGTGTACATTCATGAATATAATATATGagttttttaatttacatattTGATTTTATATACATTCAAAACTCTTCAAGTGTGCACACTGTACACACTATTTATGAATCGCTTGTTTACACACTCTTTGTTAGTCGCTTGCTCTGAGGGCAAATTATTAAGCCAATAGGTTATTGGCTTGATGTGAATCATACTAAActgaaatgtgttctttttccaGTGAGGCCAAAAACCTTCGAAAATGCCGTTTGGAGTATATTCATGTCAAAGATAAagccactaggtggcagcagcaCCACCCCAAAGGTTTTGACAACAGGATCGTTGAACCTGAGGAACTCGTTTGGTTTGTGCAAATCATAAGTCAAAGCATGTGATAGTCTAGCACTGGTTTGTCAGTGAGTAGAGAGCAGCATACCGGGCCTGTGCAGGTCTCCTTCCCCTCCTGGACCTTACACTCAGGGTGACAGGGCAAACACTCCCCTGACTGAGAAGCAAACTCACGCCTCTCCCTGCAATCAAGGCAAAAAGTcagtcacttttaaaaaaaactttcagcACACTGCAGATAACACGGTGTTGAAGGAGCCACACCACATCAAACACGACTCACACAGGACaaacatgaatattaatctgATTATCAGTTATCTTGTGGAGACTGACCCAGTTAAGAACATGCAGTCTGGCACGCACGTTCCTCCCCTGCTGTATTTCTCACAGGACAGGCACTGGTTTGGCCCTGGACCCCAGCAGCCTTCAGGAGAGCATAGGGGGTCGCACATGTGGCCCTCACTCACTACAGACACGAAGGAAACAAACATCCTGTGTCATCAGCAGCATTTAACACTAACAAGAGAGCTACACACAATCCAGTGACCCAACTTCACTCACCACACTGGCTTCTCAGCTGGTTCTCCTTGATGTCAATGGGCTTCTGGCGCCGCCGCGAACCACTGCTGAAGATACGCGTCCAGTTGACCGTGTCATGGTAGCACAGCTTCTTGTTCCCGGTGATATAGACCCCACCGTCATTTATTTTCCGTAGTGAGCGTAACCCCAGAGAGGTCAAAGAGGAGAGCTTCATCACCAGGAGAGAGTAACTcctgaaaaacaagacaaatgttGTGAGAGACATCAACATTGGCCCATATTAAACTGTAATGGAAGTCTTAAAAGTTTTGATTTTATGGGAAATTGAAAATCATGTGAAATATAATCACTGCGGAATTTATAGCATCAAGATAAGTTCTATCAATTTGATACTACATTAAGTATTTTTACAAATTCCAACTGATAATACAATATGCATaagagaataataaaaaaataatttagttATACTTGACTAATTATTCTGTGCAGAGTGAGACATTTGGATTTTACATAAA
Coding sequences within:
- the erbb3a gene encoding receptor tyrosine-protein kinase erbB-3a isoform X1, with the protein product MMRTVAPRRKAQQVLLCVLLMCARQQCRAQTQGVAFCDGTQNSLSMTGNTENQYNLMKDMYTGCEIVMGNLEITMMEHTRDFSFLQSIREVTGYILFAVNEFSRLPLDQLRIIRGTTLYENKYALAVMVNYQKDGQYGLQELGLTHLTEILEGGVKIIQNKYLSYAPEVNWLDIVKDGTAPITIEGNGFKRDCDQTCGNVPCWGPGDDSCQILTKSVCAPQCNGRCFGISPSECCHIECAGGCTGPLDTDCFACRNFNNSGSCVPQCPQTLIYNKHTFKLEPNPNAKYQYGSICVPQCPTNFLVDGSSCVSNCPSDKMEVEKNGVKRCEPCGGLCPKACHGTGSPTRQTVDALNIDSFINCTKIQGSLHFLVTGIKGDEYNGVPALDPEKLKIFNTVREITDFLCIQSWPANVSDLSVFSNLQTIQGRNLYKGGSSRRSYSLLVMKLSSLTSLGLRSLRKINDGGVYITGNKKLCYHDTVNWTRIFSSGSRRRQKPIDIKENQLRSQCVSEGHMCDPLCSPEGCWGPGPNQCLSCEKYSRGGTCVPDCMFLTGERREFASQSGECLPCHPECKVQEGKETCTGPGADQCVACARLQDGPHCVSSCPEGVMGGEEVIFKYHNKQGHCESCHVNCTQGCFGPGIGDCVGSERYISGQETTAIALGVIALLFVSFSVFVLTVLYRRGIAIRRKRAMRRYMESGESFEPLEPGEKGAKVCTRTLKPSELRKIKLLGNGVFGSVHKGIWIPEGDTVKLPVAIKTIHDRTGRQTFYEMTDHMAVMGSLDHINVVRILGICPGASLQLVTQLSSQGSLLEHVRNCKKNLSPQRLLNWCVQIAKGMYYLEENRMVHRNLAARNVLLKSNYTVQISDYGIPDLLSPDDKKYFYNEVKTPIKWMALESILFRRYTHQSDVWSYGVTIWEIMSYGAEPYSTMRPQAVPDLLEKGERLSQPQICTIDVYMVMVKCWMIDENVRPTFKELANEFTRMARDPPRYLVIKEDCSQQDSPVDEVAQRSADLDDLDDLDDLDLDLKNQEAEDFEDGMTLASHYMSPSKGFSHLSRNDIHRVVPNPSSVAGYLPMTPGFDNPAQAMWQSRSRLNSARTVSESSEGCSIAVELEMNEDCLLPGSLKRRHREDSAYMSQRDSISGGPPETPSPEIEEEDQNGYVLPGDSPERDTLLCSSQAPPGRMGRSHLSSVCDDPDDEEYEYMNKQAPALNRHNNQWLNANTKRTSSRLVTACSGDTRSKDNSDSEQQESNQVEYEYMDIRGGDRDESPPALEPPPPPPPMPAKLGGHVEEEEEEEEDEYVEDSNYHYTNRQPKLRQALQDRRELKIQGRDDVEAYEYEDMDCFNAVVPEDAVVYQNMQRGGKGAEVHRSGSGFEPYVKVRAGVRVGEPAAGDRSFDNPDYWHSRIFLKPKAVPT
- the erbb3a gene encoding receptor tyrosine-protein kinase erbB-3a isoform X2 codes for the protein MMRTVAPRRKAQQVLLCVLLMCARQQCRAQTQGVAFCDGTQNSLSMTGNTENQYNLMKDMYTGCEIVMGNLEITMMEHTRDFSFLQSIREVTGYILFAVNEFSRLPLDQLRIIRGTTLYENKYALAVMVNYQKDGQYGLQELGLTHLTEILEGGVKIIQNKYLSYAPEVNWLDIVKDGTAPITIEGNGFKRDCDQTCGNVPCWGPGDDSCQILTKSVCAPQCNGRCFGISPSECCHIECAGGCTGPLDTDCFACRNFNNSGSCVPQCPQTLIYNKHTFKLEPNPNAKYQYGSICVPQCPTNFLVDGSSCVSNCPSDKMEVEKNGVKRCEPCGGLCPKACHGTGSPTRQTVDALNIDSFINCTKIQGSLHFLVTGIKGDEYNGVPALDPEKLKIFNTVREITDFLCIQSWPANVSDLSVFSNLQTIQGRNLYKSYSLLVMKLSSLTSLGLRSLRKINDGGVYITGNKKLCYHDTVNWTRIFSSGSRRRQKPIDIKENQLRSQCVSEGHMCDPLCSPEGCWGPGPNQCLSCEKYSRGGTCVPDCMFLTGERREFASQSGECLPCHPECKVQEGKETCTGPGADQCVACARLQDGPHCVSSCPEGVMGGEEVIFKYHNKQGHCESCHVNCTQGCFGPGIGDCVGSERYISGQETTAIALGVIALLFVSFSVFVLTVLYRRGIAIRRKRAMRRYMESGESFEPLEPGEKGAKVCTRTLKPSELRKIKLLGNGVFGSVHKGIWIPEGDTVKLPVAIKTIHDRTGRQTFYEMTDHMAVMGSLDHINVVRILGICPGASLQLVTQLSSQGSLLEHVRNCKKNLSPQRLLNWCVQIAKGMYYLEENRMVHRNLAARNVLLKSNYTVQISDYGIPDLLSPDDKKYFYNEVKTPIKWMALESILFRRYTHQSDVWSYGVTIWEIMSYGAEPYSTMRPQAVPDLLEKGERLSQPQICTIDVYMVMVKCWMIDENVRPTFKELANEFTRMARDPPRYLVIKEDCSQQDSPVDEVAQRSADLDDLDDLDDLDLDLKNQEAEDFEDGMTLASHYMSPSKGFSHLSRNDIHRVVPNPSSVAGYLPMTPGFDNPAQAMWQSRSRLNSARTVSESSEGCSIAVELEMNEDCLLPGSLKRRHREDSAYMSQRDSISGGPPETPSPEIEEEDQNGYVLPGDSPERDTLLCSSQAPPGRMGRSHLSSVCDDPDDEEYEYMNKQAPALNRHNNQWLNANTKRTSSRLVTACSGDTRSKDNSDSEQQESNQVEYEYMDIRGGDRDESPPALEPPPPPPPMPAKLGGHVEEEEEEEEDEYVEDSNYHYTNRQPKLRQALQDRRELKIQGRDDVEAYEYEDMDCFNAVVPEDAVVYQNMQRGGKGAEVHRSGSGFEPYVKVRAGVRVGEPAAGDRSFDNPDYWHSRIFLKPKAVPT